In one window of Sandaracinaceae bacterium DNA:
- the serB gene encoding phosphoserine phosphatase SerB, which yields MAELQKVLVTVIGPDTPGITAAMSGVVAENHGRLLDIEQVVVQGQLTLCMLIGVSPQTAVGEPVIKDLLFRAKSMGLDLQFKVIDSRLDTLPAYSTEGHLRYAVTAIGDSLDAEGVHILTRELATLGANIESIRKLSSNRLISLEIIVSLPGGECRAAELRRALLQGLEHSDIDVGVQRERLTRRAKRLIVMDMDSTLIQIEVIDELARMHGVVDRVAEITRRAMAGELDFAASLKERVGLLKGLPYAKALELADALPLMQGAPELLTVLRRLGYKTAVISGGFTFAANELQKTLGLDYAFANELEVEDGVLTGRVVGAIVTPERKAELLREIAEREGIALDQTIAMGDGANDLGMLTAAGLGIAFHAKAKLKAAADTAVSAGGLDRMLYLLGLPWRDVEELLADTPSA from the coding sequence ATGGCCGAGCTTCAGAAGGTGTTGGTGACGGTGATCGGACCGGACACCCCGGGCATCACCGCCGCCATGAGCGGCGTGGTCGCCGAGAACCACGGGCGCCTCCTGGACATCGAGCAGGTGGTCGTCCAGGGGCAGCTCACCCTGTGCATGCTGATCGGCGTCTCTCCCCAGACGGCCGTGGGTGAGCCCGTCATCAAGGACCTCCTCTTCCGCGCCAAGTCCATGGGACTCGACCTGCAGTTCAAGGTTATCGACAGCCGCCTCGACACGCTCCCGGCGTACTCCACCGAGGGGCACCTGCGCTACGCCGTCACGGCCATCGGGGACTCGCTCGATGCAGAGGGTGTGCACATCCTGACACGCGAGCTGGCGACCTTGGGCGCCAACATCGAGTCCATCCGCAAGCTCAGCAGCAACCGCTTGATCTCCCTCGAGATCATCGTCTCCTTACCGGGCGGGGAGTGTCGCGCCGCGGAGCTGCGCCGCGCGCTGCTGCAGGGCCTCGAGCACAGCGACATCGACGTGGGTGTGCAGCGCGAGCGCCTCACACGCCGCGCCAAGCGCCTGATCGTCATGGACATGGACTCGACGCTCATCCAGATCGAGGTGATCGACGAGCTGGCGCGCATGCATGGCGTGGTCGACCGCGTGGCGGAGATTACGCGTCGCGCCATGGCTGGCGAGCTGGACTTCGCGGCCAGCCTGAAGGAGCGCGTGGGGCTGCTGAAGGGGCTCCCCTACGCCAAGGCGCTCGAGCTGGCCGACGCGCTGCCCCTGATGCAGGGCGCGCCCGAGCTGCTGACGGTGCTCCGCCGGTTGGGCTACAAGACGGCGGTCATCTCGGGTGGGTTCACCTTCGCGGCGAACGAGCTGCAGAAGACGCTGGGGCTCGACTATGCGTTCGCCAACGAGCTCGAGGTCGAGGACGGCGTGCTGACCGGCCGCGTCGTGGGAGCCATCGTGACGCCCGAGCGCAAGGCCGAGCTCCTGCGCGAGATCGCCGAGCGCGAAGGCATCGCCCTCGATCAGACCATCGCGATGGGCGACGGCGCGAACGACCTCGGCATGCTGACGGCGGCAGGCCTCGGCATCGCGTTCCACGCCAAGGCCAAGCTCAAAGCCGCGGCAGACACGGCCGTGAGCGCAGGCGGCCTGGACCGCATGCTGTACCTGCTGGGGCTCCCGTGGCGCGACGTCGAGGAGCTGCTCGCCGACACGCCGAGCGCGTAG
- a CDS encoding fatty acid desaturase, which translates to MLRFRADLRPLFFNAVYFALLGWAFAAVPLNDLRLSLPLFAALCLTSFMGAVQTHNAVHCPIFKQRWLNKLYQGVLTCTYGHPVSSLVPGHTLSHHKHTQTRKDVMRTSKARFRWHLLNGLFFLFIVAPSTSKADMAYTKQMRTRHPRWFRQMLFELALLWSIQIALFVVDWRKALVFWFIPHIYAQWGLVGMNMLQHDGTDANHPYNHSRNFVGKAVNWWAYNNGYHGLHHMQPGLHWSLLPEKHAELMVPHVHPNLDQPSLLVYLFKTFGLSRRVDYLGNPLVLPDEGPDEEWIPDPRTTAADLGAEGIDPALAGT; encoded by the coding sequence ATGCTCCGCTTCCGTGCCGACCTCCGACCGCTCTTCTTCAACGCGGTCTACTTCGCGCTGCTCGGCTGGGCGTTCGCCGCCGTGCCGTTGAACGACCTGCGCCTCTCGCTCCCGCTCTTCGCGGCGCTGTGCCTCACGTCGTTCATGGGCGCGGTGCAGACACACAACGCGGTGCACTGCCCCATCTTCAAGCAGCGCTGGCTGAACAAGCTGTACCAGGGCGTGCTCACCTGCACGTACGGGCACCCGGTCAGCAGCCTCGTGCCGGGGCACACGCTGAGCCACCACAAGCACACGCAGACGCGCAAAGACGTCATGCGCACCAGCAAGGCGCGCTTCCGCTGGCACCTGCTCAACGGCCTCTTCTTCCTGTTCATCGTGGCGCCCTCCACCTCGAAGGCGGACATGGCCTACACGAAGCAGATGCGCACCCGGCACCCGCGCTGGTTCCGCCAGATGCTGTTCGAGCTGGCGCTGCTGTGGAGCATCCAGATCGCGCTCTTCGTGGTCGACTGGCGCAAGGCGCTGGTGTTCTGGTTCATCCCGCACATCTACGCGCAGTGGGGCCTGGTCGGCATGAACATGCTGCAGCACGACGGAACGGACGCGAACCACCCGTACAACCACTCGCGCAACTTCGTGGGCAAGGCGGTCAACTGGTGGGCCTACAACAACGGCTACCATGGCCTGCACCACATGCAGCCGGGGCTGCACTGGTCGCTGCTGCCCGAGAAGCACGCCGAGCTGATGGTGCCGCACGTCCACCCGAACCTCGATCAGCCCTCGCTGCTGGTCTACCTGTTCAAGACCTTCGGCCTCAGCCGGCGCGTGGACTACCTGGGCAACCCGTTGGTGCTCCCGGACGAGGGCCCCGACGAAGAGTGGATCCCCGATCCACGCACCACCGCGGCAGACCTCGGCGCCGAGGGTATCGACCCAGCGCTCGCGGGCACCTGA
- a CDS encoding universal stress protein yields the protein MTHPTFPEVRRIVVGTDFSEPSFPALKAAASIAAREGATVFLAHVIDPLPHIGPGLDTLVGTDALRDGIEEYAKQHLKELTESHFAGLNVETHILHSPNSGMAVADLAERVDADLIVVGTHGRSGLKRLMMGSVAELVSRYAPCSVLVVRA from the coding sequence ATGACCCACCCCACGTTCCCCGAGGTCCGTCGTATCGTCGTCGGCACCGACTTCTCCGAGCCCTCCTTCCCTGCGCTCAAGGCGGCAGCTTCGATCGCTGCGCGTGAAGGAGCCACGGTCTTCTTGGCGCACGTGATCGACCCGCTGCCCCACATCGGCCCCGGCCTCGACACCCTGGTGGGCACGGACGCGCTCCGCGACGGCATCGAGGAGTACGCCAAGCAGCACCTGAAGGAGCTGACCGAGAGCCACTTCGCGGGCCTGAACGTGGAGACGCACATCCTGCACAGCCCAAACAGCGGCATGGCCGTGGCCGACCTGGCCGAGCGGGTGGACGCCGACCTGATCGTCGTGGGCACACACGGCCGCAGCGGGCTCAAGCGGCTCATGATGGGCAGCGTGGCGGAGCTGGTGTCCCGCTACGCGCCCTGCTCGGTCCTCGTCGTACGTGCTTGA
- the mscL gene encoding large-conductance mechanosensitive channel protein MscL — protein sequence MMSEFKEFAVKGNVVDMAVGIIIGGAFGTIAKSLVENVIMPPIGLATGGVDFSAMQIVLQEASTNEAGEEVAAVAIKYGVFLNNVISFLIVSFAVFLLVKSINRLKKKEAEAPPADPTTKECPACFSTIHIKATRCPNCTTELKAA from the coding sequence ATGATGAGTGAGTTCAAAGAGTTTGCCGTCAAAGGCAACGTCGTCGACATGGCCGTCGGCATCATCATCGGCGGGGCCTTCGGGACCATCGCCAAGTCGTTGGTCGAGAACGTCATCATGCCCCCCATCGGTCTGGCCACTGGCGGGGTCGACTTCAGCGCAATGCAGATCGTGCTTCAGGAGGCCAGCACGAACGAGGCCGGTGAGGAAGTCGCCGCCGTGGCCATCAAGTACGGCGTGTTCCTCAACAACGTGATCTCGTTCTTGATCGTGTCCTTCGCGGTCTTCTTGCTGGTGAAGTCGATCAACCGCTTGAAGAAAAAGGAAGCGGAGGCGCCCCCCGCCGACCCGACCACCAAGGAGTGCCCGGCCTGCTTCAGCACCATCCACATCAAGGCCACGCGCTGCCCCAACTGCACCACGGAGCTGAAGGCCGCGTAG
- the phoU gene encoding phosphate signaling complex protein PhoU, with product MTLLTHTSHEFEAELRQLKGRLLAMGGRCEQMILWAVNALEDQNVQLAEDVMRADRQMNEDEMAVDEMAMRMLALRQPVGRDLRFAITAVKVVTDLERIGDEAVNLAERASELAASGAMPAPAKRLSEMAMLAKNMLRHALDSFVEENVDKARLVLAEDDAVDEIYGEILRGSVAFMRSEPSAIDDGMRVSNCAKYLERIGDHATNIAEMVIFLVDGVDVRHGGG from the coding sequence ATGACCCTGCTGACTCACACCAGTCACGAGTTCGAGGCCGAGCTGCGGCAGCTCAAGGGCCGGCTGTTGGCCATGGGGGGGCGCTGCGAGCAGATGATCCTCTGGGCCGTCAACGCCCTCGAGGACCAGAACGTGCAGCTGGCCGAGGACGTCATGCGCGCCGACCGGCAGATGAACGAAGACGAGATGGCCGTCGACGAGATGGCCATGCGCATGCTCGCGTTGCGCCAGCCGGTGGGCCGCGACCTGCGCTTCGCGATCACCGCCGTCAAGGTCGTGACGGACCTCGAGCGCATCGGCGACGAAGCGGTCAACCTGGCCGAGCGCGCCAGCGAGCTGGCCGCGTCCGGGGCCATGCCCGCGCCCGCCAAGCGTCTGTCCGAGATGGCCATGCTGGCCAAGAACATGCTGCGGCACGCGCTCGACTCGTTCGTGGAGGAGAACGTGGACAAGGCGCGCCTGGTGCTGGCCGAGGACGACGCGGTGGACGAGATCTACGGCGAGATCCTGCGTGGCAGCGTCGCCTTCATGCGCTCCGAGCCGAGCGCCATCGACGACGGCATGCGCGTCAGCAACTGCGCCAAGTACCTCGAGCGCATCGGCGACCACGCCACCAACATCGCGGAGATGGTGATCTTCCTGGTGGACGGCGTGGACGTGCGCCACGGCGGCGGCTGA
- a CDS encoding phosphate ABC transporter ATP-binding protein, whose translation MQTRAVDVFYGEAQAIKAVDLDIYSRTVTAFIGPSGCGKSTFLRALNRMNDTIEICRVKGEILLDGYNVYGKGVDPVEVRRRVGMVFQKSNPFPKSIFENVAFGLRIAGMKDKAEIAQRVEESLRGAALWDELKDRLEESALGLSGGQQQRLCIARTLAVRPEVILMDEPTSALDPIATARIEELLRELKQQYTIVIVTHSMQQAARVSDHTAFFYMGELVEYGDTETVFTRPSQKKTEEYITGRFG comes from the coding sequence ATGCAGACGCGCGCCGTGGACGTGTTCTACGGCGAGGCGCAGGCCATCAAGGCGGTGGATCTCGACATCTACTCGCGCACTGTCACGGCCTTCATCGGTCCTTCGGGCTGCGGCAAGAGCACGTTCCTACGCGCCCTGAACCGCATGAACGACACCATCGAGATCTGCCGCGTGAAGGGCGAGATCCTGCTCGACGGGTACAACGTTTACGGCAAGGGCGTGGATCCGGTCGAAGTGCGGCGGCGCGTGGGCATGGTGTTCCAGAAGTCGAACCCGTTCCCCAAGTCCATCTTCGAGAACGTCGCGTTCGGCCTGCGTATCGCCGGCATGAAGGACAAGGCCGAGATCGCCCAGCGCGTGGAGGAGTCCCTGCGCGGCGCCGCCCTGTGGGACGAGCTCAAGGATCGCCTGGAGGAGAGCGCGCTGGGCCTCAGCGGCGGTCAGCAGCAGCGTCTGTGCATTGCCCGCACCCTGGCCGTGCGCCCCGAGGTCATCCTGATGGACGAGCCCACGAGCGCCCTCGACCCCATCGCCACGGCGCGCATCGAGGAGCTCCTGCGCGAGCTCAAGCAGCAGTACACCATCGTCATCGTCACGCACTCCATGCAGCAGGCGGCGCGCGTCAGCGACCACACGGCCTTCTTCTACATGGGTGAGCTGGTGGAGTATGGCGATACGGAGACGGTCTTCACTCGCCCGTCACAAAAGAAGACGGAAGAGTATATCACCGGTAGATTCGGGTGA
- the pstA gene encoding phosphate ABC transporter permease PstA: MNYTRKDWILGGLSGLALLIILLLLAVLLGQIVMHGTPVVSAEFLTGSPTADMTGGGIWPAIYGTVFMTLLMTLAGVPVGIATAVYLTEYASSRSRMAQLVRVAVNNLAGVPSIVFGLFGLGFFVLFVGGSLDTLVYGEGSAPVWGKPSILWASLTLAVLTLPVVIVTTEEALRQVPHELREASLALGATKFQTVYKVVLPNAVGGILTGVILAVSRGAGEVAPIIFVGAANFLPYLPTDLRDMFMHLGYHVYALATQSPNVDAAKPTLFGTVLVLLTLTFSLNFLAIVIRSRTRATRT, from the coding sequence ATGAACTACACACGCAAAGACTGGATCCTGGGCGGGCTCAGCGGCCTCGCGCTGCTGATCATCCTCCTGCTCTTGGCGGTGCTGTTGGGCCAGATCGTGATGCACGGCACGCCCGTGGTCTCGGCCGAGTTCCTCACCGGCAGCCCCACGGCCGACATGACTGGCGGCGGCATCTGGCCCGCCATCTACGGCACCGTGTTCATGACGCTGCTGATGACCCTCGCGGGCGTTCCGGTCGGAATCGCGACGGCCGTCTATCTGACGGAGTACGCGTCGTCGCGCAGCCGCATGGCGCAGCTGGTGCGCGTCGCCGTGAACAACCTCGCGGGCGTGCCCTCCATCGTGTTCGGCCTGTTCGGGCTCGGCTTCTTCGTGCTCTTCGTCGGCGGCTCGCTGGACACCCTGGTGTACGGCGAGGGGTCGGCGCCGGTGTGGGGCAAGCCCTCCATCCTGTGGGCCTCGCTCACACTCGCGGTGCTCACGCTCCCCGTGGTCATCGTCACCACCGAGGAGGCGTTGCGCCAGGTGCCGCACGAGCTGCGCGAGGCCTCGCTGGCGCTCGGAGCCACCAAGTTCCAGACGGTCTACAAGGTCGTCCTCCCCAACGCGGTGGGCGGCATCCTGACGGGCGTCATCCTCGCGGTGAGCCGTGGGGCGGGTGAGGTCGCGCCCATCATCTTCGTGGGCGCCGCGAACTTCTTGCCCTATCTGCCCACGGACCTGCGCGACATGTTCATGCACCTGGGCTACCACGTGTACGCCCTGGCGACGCAGTCCCCCAACGTCGACGCGGCCAAGCCCACCCTCTTCGGGACGGTGCTGGTCTTGCTCACGCTGACGTTCAGCCTCAACTTCCTGGCTATCGTCATCCGAAGCCGAACCCGAGCGACGCGCACGTGA
- the pstC gene encoding phosphate ABC transporter permease subunit PstC produces the protein MPSLTAEPASSSEANTASAERASGRGAPPLGTTFQTPLWHKVAEKVITFMALSAIAAIVLIFLFIGREAVPMLWEADFAHEVNLRDLFFARQWNGYDEAVYIWQPVGSVPKYNVIPLFVGALKVTVLAMAMSVPIGIGAALFVALYAPRRVREVVKPVVELLAGIPSVVLGFFALMVVATWAQDLFGFRFRLNAVVAAIALSLTIVPVIFTIAEDALQAVPRSLSEAALALGARKYQVALRVVVPAALPGIAAGVVLGFGRAIGETMIVLMASGNAAMMEPTNLATSVRTVTATIAAELGEVAVGDPHWRVLFMLGVLLFAVTFVLNVIGDVAIRRLQKRLTAT, from the coding sequence ATGCCTTCACTCACCGCCGAGCCCGCGTCCTCTTCGGAGGCCAACACCGCCTCGGCGGAGCGTGCGAGCGGACGCGGCGCGCCGCCATTGGGGACCACCTTCCAGACGCCGCTGTGGCACAAGGTGGCGGAGAAGGTCATCACCTTCATGGCGCTCAGCGCCATCGCCGCCATCGTCCTCATCTTCCTGTTCATCGGGCGCGAGGCGGTCCCCATGCTGTGGGAGGCCGACTTCGCGCACGAGGTGAACCTGCGTGACCTCTTCTTCGCTCGGCAGTGGAACGGCTACGACGAAGCCGTCTACATCTGGCAGCCCGTCGGCAGCGTCCCCAAGTACAACGTCATCCCGCTCTTCGTCGGCGCGCTGAAGGTGACCGTGCTGGCGATGGCCATGAGCGTGCCCATCGGCATCGGCGCGGCGCTCTTCGTCGCGCTCTACGCGCCGCGTCGCGTCCGTGAGGTGGTCAAGCCAGTGGTGGAGCTGCTCGCGGGCATCCCCTCGGTGGTGCTCGGGTTCTTCGCGCTCATGGTCGTGGCCACCTGGGCGCAGGACTTGTTCGGCTTCCGCTTCCGCCTCAACGCCGTGGTGGCCGCCATCGCGCTCTCGCTCACCATCGTCCCCGTCATCTTCACCATCGCAGAGGACGCGTTGCAGGCCGTGCCCCGCTCGCTCTCCGAGGCGGCGCTGGCCCTGGGCGCTCGCAAGTATCAGGTGGCGCTGCGTGTCGTGGTCCCCGCCGCGCTCCCCGGCATCGCCGCGGGGGTGGTGCTGGGCTTCGGGCGGGCCATCGGCGAGACGATGATCGTGCTGATGGCCTCCGGCAACGCCGCCATGATGGAGCCCACCAACCTGGCCACCAGCGTGCGCACCGTGACCGCCACCATCGCGGCCGAGCTCGGCGAGGTGGCCGTGGGTGACCCTCACTGGCGCGTGCTCTTCATGCTCGGCGTGCTCCTCTTCGCCGTGACCTTCGTGCTGAACGTCATCGGCGACGTCGCCATCCGCCGCCTACAGAAGCGCCTCACGGCGACCTGA
- a CDS encoding DEAD/DEAH box helicase, whose protein sequence is MITLRFTGGTLLALGLARDASPPTDAFVWDTRSDCYRAPAVHYADTVRALLRAGSEYTDEARDYPELGKTLRVHREPRFYQREAMEAFARARSRGLVVLPTGAGKSHVAVMAIAKHARATLVVAPTLDLVRQWYDLLRASFGGEVGVVGGGDHRVLPLTVTTYDSAHLHMPHLGARFGMVIYDEVHHLPGESYALAARGYLAPFRLGLSATLERADGRHADLTELVGPVVYRKDIVELSGDFLADYETEKVSVDLSPDERARYDKARGVYRGFVLSQGIRMSSPHGWGEFVQRSTWSDEGQRAMAAYREQRHIAFAAEAKLEMVEHLLHRHRADRTLLFTQDNATAYDISRRFLVPAITHQTRVTERSEILEGLASGRYRAVVTSKVLNEGVDVPDANVAIIVSGSGSVREHVQRLGRVLRKVGDKRAVLYELVTADTHETFTSERRREHSAYR, encoded by the coding sequence ATGATCACGCTGCGCTTCACGGGCGGCACGCTGCTGGCCCTCGGCCTGGCACGGGACGCGAGCCCACCCACGGACGCCTTCGTGTGGGACACACGCAGCGACTGCTACCGGGCGCCGGCGGTGCACTACGCCGACACGGTGCGGGCGCTCCTGCGCGCGGGCTCCGAGTACACCGACGAGGCACGCGACTACCCCGAGTTGGGCAAGACGCTGCGTGTGCACCGCGAGCCACGCTTCTACCAGCGCGAGGCGATGGAGGCCTTTGCGCGGGCGCGCAGCCGCGGGCTGGTGGTGCTGCCCACAGGCGCGGGCAAGAGCCACGTGGCGGTGATGGCCATCGCGAAGCACGCGCGCGCCACCCTCGTGGTCGCGCCCACCCTCGACCTGGTGCGGCAGTGGTACGACCTGCTACGCGCGTCCTTCGGCGGCGAGGTGGGTGTGGTGGGAGGCGGGGATCACCGGGTGCTGCCGCTGACGGTGACCACCTACGACTCGGCGCATCTGCACATGCCGCACCTGGGCGCCCGCTTCGGGATGGTCATCTACGACGAGGTGCACCACCTCCCCGGGGAGAGCTACGCGCTCGCCGCGCGCGGCTACCTCGCCCCGTTCCGGCTGGGCTTGAGCGCGACGTTGGAGCGCGCGGACGGACGCCACGCAGACCTGACCGAGCTGGTGGGCCCGGTCGTGTACCGCAAGGACATCGTCGAGCTCTCGGGAGACTTCCTGGCGGACTACGAGACCGAGAAGGTCAGCGTGGACCTCAGCCCGGACGAGCGCGCGCGCTACGACAAGGCGCGGGGCGTGTACCGGGGCTTCGTGCTGTCGCAGGGCATCCGCATGAGCTCGCCCCACGGCTGGGGGGAGTTCGTGCAGCGCTCGACCTGGTCCGACGAGGGGCAGCGCGCCATGGCCGCCTACCGCGAGCAGCGGCACATCGCGTTCGCCGCCGAGGCCAAGCTCGAGATGGTGGAGCACCTGCTGCACCGCCACCGCGCGGACCGCACGCTGCTGTTCACGCAGGACAACGCCACCGCCTACGACATCTCGCGGCGCTTCCTGGTGCCAGCCATCACGCACCAGACGCGCGTCACGGAGCGCAGCGAGATCCTCGAGGGGCTGGCCAGCGGGCGCTACCGAGCCGTGGTGACGTCGAAGGTGCTGAACGAGGGCGTGGACGTGCCGGACGCGAACGTCGCCATCATCGTGTCTGGCAGCGGGTCGGTGCGCGAGCACGTGCAGCGCCTCGGACGCGTGTTGCGCAAGGTGGGCGACAAGCGCGCCGTGCTGTACGAGCTGGTCACGGCGGACACCCACGAGACGTTCACCAGCGAACGCCGGAGGGAGCACAGTGCTTACCGCTGA
- a CDS encoding DUF790 family protein, translating into MLTADMVRARRRGDTLTLTPLVPTGPKGELVRAELMQLAEDTLDALRAHVGHCRDDVDAALGGLVVRAALKKVAAGLAKLALDACEFSADAGDEARALRAEVFGAAAAARMAATSQRDFSVQDTVRAAAERVGCSVDDLMTRLYADLRGQHVLLRAPGFGAARLLSDYELGQAQAVLLRATSVRVVVSDTHAPTLRYLFQKLKFHGLLFEIAPLASAGAGSDGTAPAQPTRYAITLDGPLSLFQASTKYGLALALVLPALRACALFELEADVLWGPQRDSLRFTLRGGRDVSPDGARMDDDAEPPEVRAHRQEPAQRPEVEALVASFEKLDGPWRAAASGEILNVPGLGVCVPDVTFTHRESGQRVHLEVLGFWSRDAVFRRLALIEAGLDAPMILAVPARLRVSEAVLDDEQSGALYVFKSVLSRKAVLERLDALRTRT; encoded by the coding sequence GTGCTTACCGCTGACATGGTGCGCGCTCGGCGCCGAGGAGACACCCTCACGCTCACCCCGTTGGTGCCGACGGGGCCCAAGGGCGAGCTGGTTCGCGCAGAGCTGATGCAGCTCGCGGAGGACACCCTGGACGCGCTGCGCGCGCACGTGGGTCACTGCCGCGACGACGTCGACGCGGCGCTGGGCGGCCTGGTGGTGCGCGCGGCACTCAAGAAGGTTGCGGCTGGGTTGGCCAAGCTCGCGCTCGACGCGTGCGAGTTCAGCGCCGACGCAGGGGATGAGGCGCGTGCGCTGCGCGCCGAGGTCTTCGGTGCGGCCGCGGCCGCGCGCATGGCGGCAACGTCCCAGCGGGACTTCTCGGTGCAGGACACCGTACGGGCAGCAGCCGAGCGCGTCGGGTGTAGCGTGGACGACTTGATGACGCGCCTCTACGCCGATCTGCGCGGCCAGCACGTGCTCTTGCGCGCGCCGGGGTTTGGCGCGGCGCGGCTGCTATCCGACTACGAGCTGGGGCAGGCTCAAGCGGTGCTCTTGCGCGCGACGTCCGTGCGCGTGGTGGTCTCCGACACGCACGCACCGACGCTGCGCTACCTGTTCCAGAAGCTCAAGTTCCACGGGCTGCTGTTCGAGATCGCGCCCCTGGCCAGCGCTGGCGCGGGTTCGGACGGGACCGCTCCCGCGCAACCGACGCGCTATGCCATCACGCTCGACGGACCGCTCAGCCTGTTCCAAGCGTCCACCAAGTATGGCCTCGCGCTCGCGCTGGTGCTACCCGCGCTGCGAGCCTGTGCGTTGTTCGAGCTCGAAGCCGACGTGCTGTGGGGACCCCAGCGCGACTCGCTGCGCTTCACCCTCCGCGGCGGGCGCGATGTGTCCCCCGATGGCGCCCGGATGGACGACGACGCCGAGCCGCCGGAGGTACGGGCGCATCGGCAAGAGCCCGCGCAGCGCCCCGAGGTGGAGGCTCTGGTGGCCTCGTTCGAGAAGCTGGACGGGCCGTGGCGCGCTGCCGCATCCGGCGAGATCCTCAACGTGCCGGGCCTGGGCGTGTGCGTGCCAGACGTCACCTTCACGCACCGCGAGAGCGGCCAACGGGTACACCTCGAGGTGCTCGGGTTCTGGAGCCGTGATGCGGTGTTTCGGCGCCTTGCGCTCATCGAGGCGGGGCTCGATGCGCCCATGATCCTCGCCGTCCCAGCGCGGTTGCGGGTGAGCGAAGCCGTACTCGACGACGAGCAGAGCGGCGCGCTGTATGTGTTCAAGAGTGTGCTCTCCCGCAAGGCCGTGCTCGAGCGGCTGGACGCGCTTCGAACACGCACCTGA